Genomic DNA from Streptomyces sp. AM 2-1-1:
CGCCGCCGCCCTGCTGACGGCGGCGACGGGCGCCGGTCTGATGCTGCGGGGATACCACTGGCCGCTCGACGTGCTCGGCAGCCTGTGGCTGAGCGGTCTGCTCCTCGTCCCGCTGTGGTGTGTCCGGCACCGGCCCGGGCGGACCGCCACCGGTTCCGTCCCGGCCGGCTCCGCCCCGGCCGGCGACGCGACGGCCGGCGACGCGACGCCCGGGGAGGGACCCGGGCGGGCCGCCGGCGCCGGTGGGGTCCCGGCCGGGGACGGGCCCGCGGCCGGGGGTCCGGATCAGCCGAAGTAGGCGTCGAAGTTCCGGGCGAACTCCCCGTTGTTGTAACGGTCCCAGTTGATCGACCAGGTCATCAGACCGCGCAGCCCCGGCCAGGTGCCGTGGGTCTGGTAGCTCCCGCAGTCGGTCTTCTTCGTGAGGCAGTTGAGCGTCTTGGTGACCTCGGCCGGGGTGGTGTAGCCGTTGCCGGCCTGGGTGGATGCGGGGAGACCGATGGCGATCTGGTCGGGCCGCAGCCCCGGGAAGATCTTCGTCTGGTCGCCGGCCACCGGGAAGCCGGTGAGCATCATGTCGGTCATGGCGATGTGGAAGTCGGCGCCGCCCATCGAGTGGTACTGGTTGTCCAGCCCTATGATGGAGCCCGAGTTGTAGTCCTGGACGTGCAGCAGGGTCAGGTCGTCGCGCAGGGCGTGGATCACCGGCAGATAGGCACCGGCACGGGGGTCCTGCCCGCCCCAGGGGCCCGACCCGTAGTACTGGTAGCCGAGTTGGACGAAGAAGGTCTCGGGCGCCATGGTGAGCACGAAGTCGGAGCCGTACTTCGCCTTGAGCGACTTCACCGCCGAGATCAGGTTGACGACGACGGGCGTGGTGGGCGAGCGGAAGTCGGTGTCACCGGTGTTCAGCGAGAGGGAGTGCCCCTCGAAGTCGATGTCCAGACCGTCCAGGCCATAGGTGTCGATGATCTTGGACACCGAGGTGACGAAGGCGTCCCGGGCGGCGGTGGTGGCGAGCTGGACCTGCCCGTTCTGGCCGCCGATCGAGATCAGCACCTTCTTGCCCGCTGCCTGCTTGGCGGCGATGGCCGCCTTGAACTCTGCCTGGGTCTCGACGTTCGGGCACTCGGTCACCGGGCAGAGCGAGAAGCGGATGTCGCCCGAGGTGACGGAGGTCGGCTCGCCGAACGCGAGGTTGATGACGTCCCAGGAGGCGGGCACGTCGGCCATCCGGGTGTAGCCGGAGCCGTTGGCGAAGCTGGAGTGGAGGTAGCCGACGAGCGCGTGGGCGGGCAGCCCCGCGTCGCCCCCGCCGCCGGTGGAACCGCCGGCCGCGGTCGTCGCGCCGACGGCGGCGGACTTCGCGGACTCGCCGGCGGCGTTGGTGGCGGCGACCTGGAAGCTGTACGCCGTGGAGGCGGTGAGGCCGCTCACGGTGGTGGAGGTGCCGGTGACCGACGCGGCCTTCGCACCGTCGCGGTAGACCGTGTAACCGGTCGCGCCGGATGCGGCCGTCCAGGAGAGCGGTACGGAGGTGGCCGTGGGGGTGCCGGCCTTCAGCCCGGTGGGAGCGGCCGGCACGGTGGCGGGGGCGCCGCCGGGGCCGATCAGGCTGAGGTCGTCCGCGTAGTAGGCGGAGGTGCCGTACCAGCCGTGGGTCCAGACCGTGACGGACGTGGTGGCGGAGCCGGTGGTGAAGGTGGTGGAGAGCTGCTTGTAGGCGCCGGAGGACTGCGTCCAGGTGGAGACGTCGGTGGTGCCGGTGCCGGTCGCGCCGAGGTAGACGTAGTCCCCGCGCACCCAGGCGCTCAGGGTGTACGTGGAGGCCGGCTTCACCGTGACGGTCTGGGAGCAGTTGGCGTAGTCGCTGCCGGCCGGGGTCGCCTTCAGCGCCGAGGTGCCGGCGTGCACGGGCGTGCTGACGGTCACTCCGCTCCCGGCCGAGCAGGTCCAGCCGGTCAGTCCCGACTCGAAGCCGCCGTTGCGCGCCAGATCGGTGTCGGCGGCGAGGGCGGTGGGGGCAGTGGCGGCAAGCATGCCGCCCGCCAGTACGGCCCCGGTGAGGGCGGCGAGAAGTCTGGTGAAGCGGGCGGGCCATCGCGTGCGTTCCACAACTGCCTCCGAGCAAGGGGGGAATGGGGCGGCGCGCACAACATGGTCCAGACCAATCGAGTTGTCAAGACCACTGGCAGCCGCGCTCCGGATCGAACCCGGGCGGCGCCGCTCCTCCCGGGGCCCCGCACCGACGCGTCAGCCCAGGTCACCGCCGTCCGGGTAGCGCTCGCGGGTCGCCAGGACGGCGGCCGCCTCGTGCAGGGCGAGTTCGAGCAGAACGGGGTCGGTGAGCGTGCCCGACCCGTCGGGCGGCACCAGCCAGCGCACTCCCCCGGCCGCCCGACCCGGGTACGGGACCACGATCCAGGTCCCGGCCCCCAGGCCCCGCACCCCCGTGCCGATCCAGCGCGAGGCGGTGCCGGGTGGCACGAGGAAACCCGTCCGGGCCTCGCCGGAGTCGGCCAGGACGGGGCCGGGCCGGTCGATCAGACGGGTGAGCACGTCGAGCGTCGGGTACCCCAGCCTCGACGACAGGACCAGCACGTCCCAGCGCCTGCCGGCGGGAAGGAGCGCGATCCCCCGCGGATCGCGCTCCCAGGCCCGCCGGCACCCCTCCGGATCGGGTGCCACCGATGCCAGCCATGCGACCGCCGCTCCCACCCTCGTGCCAGTCACGCAGGGGCTCCCTTCCGTGTGCGGAGAAACGCGGACGACGCGTTCCACACGGTGAGAGGGTGGTGGGCCGGGAACATGACGCGGGTGGAGCCACCGACTTCCTGTGACGTGCGCCACAGGGTGGGCGACCGGCCCCGCCGCGGTCGCGGGCGGGGTGCCGCAGCGACACCCCGTGACGGCGCGGGCGGTGCGCCGGGCCGCGCTCCCGCGGACGTGGGGGCCGGGGCCCGGGCCGGTGTCGGTGAGGGCTGACAGACTGTCGTGTCATGGAACAGATGGACGAGCTCGTCGCCAGGACCGACCGCGGTGAACGGGTCAAGTACCTCCACTTCTGGGGTCATCGGCCCCTCCCGGACGGCAGCGTCGGCGCTTCCTGTCTGAGCCAGTGGTGGCCGTCGCCGTTCACCGTGGACGGGGTGACGTACCCCTCGGCCGAGCACTGGATGATGGCAGGCAAGGCACGGCTCTTCGGCGACGCCGAGGCGGAGCGGGCCGCGCTGGGCGCGGGCAGTCCGGCCGCCGCGAAGAAGGCGGGGCGGCTGGTCCGGGACTTCGACGAGACCGTGTGGGTGCGCGAGCGCTTCGGTCTGGTGGTGGCGGGCAGTGTCCACAAGTTCGGCCAGGACCCGCGGTTGCGCGCCTATCTGCTCGCCACGGGGACCCGCGTCCTGGTGGAGGCGAGCCCCCTGGACCGGATCTGGGGGATCGGGCTGGCGAAGGACGACGAGCGGGCCGCGGATCCCCGGCGCTGGCGCGGCCTGAACCTGCTGGGTTTCGCGCTGATGGAGGCGCGGGAGCGGCTCCGGAACGCTGCGCCGGGGCCGGCCGGGGCTCCGGAGGGTCAGCTCCGGTCGATCACCAGCGACGTGGCGAACGGGTCGTCGTAGTACGAGTCGTCGTCCTCGAAGTCGTCCGCGTGGACGGCGAAGGCCCAGATGAGGAATCCGATAATCACCGCGCCGATCAGGATGCCCACGGACCCGGTGATGATGCCGGCGAGCGCCTGACCCCCGTTGGTGGCCTCGCCACGCTGGGCGCGCTTGCGGCCGAGGATCCCGAAGATCAGGGCCAGCACGCCCAGGATGATGCTCGCGACCCCGTACATGCAGAACAGGCAGATCGACAGGATGCCCAGCACCATGGCCGTGATGCCCATGCCGTTCGCGGGTACGGGCGCCCAGAGCCCCTGACCGCCGTAGGCGTCGTAGCCGGTGTAACCGGGGTACTGCTGCTGCGGCGGGACGGCCGGGTAACCGTACTGGCCCACCGGCTGCTGCCCCGGGCCGTTCGGGGAGTACGGCGGAGGGGGCATCTCGGCGGGCCCGGGTCCGAAGCCGCCCTGTGCGGGCGGCGGGCCGTAGCCTCCGGCGAACGGCCCGGGACCCTGCTGCGGGCCCTCGAACCCCGGCATGGAGGTGACGGTCGGCTGGTCGTGCACCGCCGGCGGACGGACCTCACCGCCCTGCTTGCCCAGCTCGACCCGGCCGTCCGGCGCCGCCCAGGGATCGCGGGGCTCCTGCCCGCCCCCGGGCAGCTCGGTGTTCTCTGACATGTGACTCCCCCCTCGTGGTCCCGTCATGCTACGGCCCGGGCGGAGCGCCTCCGGCGGCGCCTACGATGATCGGTGCCACCGGCGGTCCGTGCCGGAGAACCGGGTGCCCTGGGCGGTCGGTGCCGGCGTACCGAGACTCCCGGAGGCTTCTCATGAACGATCCGCACCCCTTCGTCGCGGGACTGCCCAAGGCCGAACTCCACGTGCACCACGTGGGGTCGGCCTCCCCGCGCATCGTCGCCGAACTCGCCGCCCACCACCCGGACTCCAAGGTGCCGACCGACCCGGAGGCGCTGGCCGACTACTTCACCTTCACGGACTTCGGACACTTCATCGACGTCTACCTCTCGGTGGTGGACCTGATCCGTACACCCGAGGACGTCCGGCTCCTCACCTACGAGATCGCGCGCGACATGGCACGGCAGAACATCCGGTACGCCGAGCTGACGTTGACGCCGTACAGCTCCACCCGGCGCGGCATCCCCGCGCAGGGATTCATGGAGGCCATCGAGGATGCGCGCAAGGCGGCCGAGGCGGAGTGGGGGACCGTACTGCGCTGGTGCTTCGACATCCCCGGCGAGGCGGGGCTCGAAGCGGCCGAGGAGACCACCCGTCTCGCGCTGGACCTGAGGCCCGAGGGCCTGGTCTCGTTCGGGCTCGGCGGCCCGGAGGTGGGCGTCGGGCGCCCGCAGTTCAAGCCCTACTTCGACCGCGCCATCGCCGCCGGGCTCCACTCGGTGCCGCACGCCGGCGAGACGACGGGCCCGGGGACGGTGTGGGACGCGCTCACGGCGCTGCGCGCGGAGCGCATCGGGCACGGGACGAGTTCCGTGCAGGATCCCGCGCTGCTGGCACACCTCGCGGAGCACCGCATCGCACTGGAGGTCTGCCCGACGTCCAACATCGCGACCCGAGCCGTCGCGGACCTCGACGCCCACCCGATCAAGGAGATGGTGGCGGCCGGGGTGCTGGTCACCGTCAACAGCGACGATCCGCCGATGTTCGGCACCGACCTGAACAACGAGTACGCGGTGGCGGCCCGGCTGCTGGAGCTGGACGAACGCGGCATCGCCGAGCTGGCGAAGAACGCCGTCGAGGCGTCCTTCCTGGACCCGGCCGGAAAGCGGAAGCTGGCGACCGAGATCGACACGTACACGGCCCGGTGGCTGGCGGCCCCCGGACACTGACCCGGCCGCGACAATGGCCCCATGGCACACACCGTCACCGCCGTGGGGCATCGCGGAGATCCCTACCGCGTCCGTGAGAACACCCTGTCCTCGATCCGGTCCGCCCTCGAACGGGGGGCGGACGCGGTCGAGATCGACGTCCGGGTGACCCGGGACGGGGTTCCGGTACTGCTCCACGATGCCTCGCTGCAACGGCTCTGGGGCCACGACCGCGCACTCGCCACCCTCGGCCACGCCGAGTTGACGGAACTCACCGGCGGCGGGGTGCCGACCCTGCGCGAAGCGCTGGCGGCCGCGGGACCGCACCGGGTGATGGTGGACCTGCCCGGATCCACCGACGCCTCGGTGCGGACGATCGTGGGCACGGTGCGCGAGTGCGGCGCGGCGGACCGCGCCTACTACTGCGCCGGACCCGAGGCGATGCTCCGGGTGCGTACGGCCGACCCCTCGGCGGAGATCGCCCTGACCTGGACGACCCTTGCCCCGCCGCGTCCCGAACTCCTCGCGGCGATCGGTCCGCGCTGGCTGAACTACCGGTTCGGGCTGGTGACGCGGGAGGTGGCGGACCGCGTGCACCGGGACGGGCTGCTCGTCTCGGCATGGACCGCCGACACCGGGCGCACCATGCGGCGGCTGATCGACCGGGGAGTGGACTCCATCACCACCAACCGGGTCGACGTGCTGAGCCGGCTTCTCGCCGGCTCCCCTCCGACGAAGCCCGGTTGAGCCCTCCCGGAACGCATCGCGCGGGGCGGGGAGTGCCCGTCCCGCGCCCTCGTCCGGCAAGATGACCGCCGGGTGGTTCCGCCGCGGCGCGGACCGGCGACCGGGGGCGCGGTGGACGTAACGAGAAGGTGGGCGCGGGCCCGCACGGGGTGGCCCGGTCGCCCCTGGGCGACGGACACCGGGGTGGCGCTGCTGGTGCAGGCGGCGGTGAGCGTGCCCTGGCTCCTCCCCCGCGACCCGGGTCAGGATCCGGCGGATCTCACCGCCTACCTCCTGACGACGCTGACGGTGCTGCCGCTGGTGTGGCGCCGCCGGGCCCCGGCCACGGTGCTGCTGGCCTGCATGGCGACCCTGGGGCTCTACACGGGTGCGGTGGACGGGCCGGGGCAGACCCTGCCGTACACGGCGCTGGTCGCCCTCTACACGGTGGGCGCCGCGTGCCCCTCCCCGCGTCGCCAGCTCCTGCTGGCCCTCTCGCTGGCGACGGTCTTCCCCGCCAGCGCGTGGAACACGGGCGAGATCCGGGAACTCGTTTTCTCCCTCATGGTCCTGACCGGCGCCTACGGCTTCGGCCGCCTCGCCCGCGTCCGCCAGGAGTACACCAGGGCCGTGGAGGAGAGGGCCGAGCAGTCGGAGCTGACCCGACGCGTCGAGGCCGAGCGCGCCGCCGCCCGCGAACGGGCCCGGATCGCCCGGGAGATGCACGATGTCCTGGCGCACGCGGTGAGCCTGATGGTGGTGCAGGCGGAGGCCGGTCCGGTGGCGGTGCGTACGGCGCCGGAGCGCGCGGAGGCGGCCTTCGAGGCGATCTCGGAGGCGGGCCGGGACGCGATGACGCAGCTGCGCCGCATGCTGGGCGTGCTGCGGGAGGACGGGGTGGACGGACGCGTCCTCCTGGAACCCCAGCCCGGGGTGGGCGAGTTACCCGCCCTGCTGGAACGGGTGCGGGCCGGCGGTTCGGAGGTCGTCCACGTGGTGACGGGCTCCCCCGTGCCGGTCCCGGCGGATGTGGGGGCAGCCGTGCACCGCATCGCCCAGGAGGCCCTGACCAACGTGGTGAAGCACGCACCGGCTTCCCGCGTCACCGTCGGACTCGACTATTTGGACGACGCGTTGCGGATCTCGGTGACCGACGACGGAGGTGGCGCCGGCCTCGGCTCCGCCCCGGCTCCCGCCCCGCCGCGACCGTACCCGTCGCCCTCCGCGGTCCCGTCCGGGGGCTTCGGCCTGGTGGGGATCCGCGAGCGGGCGGCGGCGCACGGAGGTACGGCCCGAGTGGGCCCCGCTCCGACGGGCCGCGGGTTCCAGGTCGCGGCCACGATCCCGCTCACCCTTCCCGTTCAGGAGGACGGCAGTTGACGATCCGCGTGGTGGTGGCCGACGACCAGGAGCTGGTACGCAGCGGCTTCTCGATGATTCTCGGCGCGCAGCCGGACATCGAGGTGGTCGCCGAGGTGGGCGACGGGGCGGCGGCCGTGGCGGCGGTGCGCGCGCTCGGGCCGGACGTGGTCCTGCTGGACGTGCGGATGCCGGTCATGGACGGCATCGAGGCGTGCCGGACGATCAGTGCCGAGAGCGACTGCCGCTCCGTCATGCTCACCACCTTCGACTCGGACGCGTACGTGTACGAAGCGCTGCACGCGGGGGCGAGCGGCTTCCTCCTGAAGGACGTCCGCCGGGACGACCTGGTGCACGCGGTACGGGTGGCGGTGGCCGGGGACTCCCTGCTGGCGCCCTCCGTCGCACGTCGGCTGATCGCCGCGTACACGGCCCGGCCGGCGCCGAGCGCCACGCCCACCGCCGAGGCCCGGCTGGCGCGGCTGACCGGCCGCGAACGGGAGACCCTGCTCCACCTCGCCCGCGGGCTCTCCAACGCGGAGATCGCCGAGGCGCTCGTCGTCAGCGACCACACGGTGAAGACGCACGTGGGGAACGTGCTGTCCAAGCTCGGGCTGCGCGACCGCGTGCAGGCGGTCATCTGCGCGTACGAAACGGGGTTGGTGACACCTCGGTGATCTTCCTCCCCCGAGCGGGGGAGGAAGATACCGCGTCTCCCCCGTGCGGGTGAGGGAAGCTCCCCCGGACAAACCCCCGCTCGGGTGATCCGCCGGGCCCCCGGGATCAACAGGATGGAACCACCGAAGCGTTACCCCATCCGTCACGGAGGCTCCGATGAAGAACCGCACCCGCGCCCTGCTCGCCTCGTCCCTGATCCTCGGAGTGCTGGCCGGACCGGCCGCCGTACCGGGTCACGCCGCGACCGGCCCGGCCGTGGTCGGCGCCGCCCGCGGCGGCACCGGCGCCGTGGACACCGCCGCCCTGTCCGAGGCGCTCGCGGGGCTCCCCCGGGCCGACGCCACCGCCGCACTCGTCCGGGTCTCGGGCACCGACGGCACCTGGCGGGGCAGCGCGGGCGTGCACGACCTCGCCTCCGGCCGCCCCGCCGACCCGGGCGCCCGCTTCCGGGTGGGCTCCGTGACCAAGGTCTTCACCGCCGCAACGGCCCTCCAACTCGTCGGTGAGCGGAAGCTGTCGCTGGACCGCACGGCCCGCTCCTACCTCCCCGCCCTCGTCCCGGCCGCGTACGCGCGGGTGACCGTCGGCCAACTGCTCAACCACACGAGCGGCATACCGGCGGCCGACATGCCGGGAGAGACGGTGGAGGAGTGGTACGCCCACCGCTTCGACCCGCACACCCCGCAGGAGATGCTCGCCTCCGCGACCGCGAAGGAGCCGGAGTTCGCGCCGGGCCGCAGTCAGCACTACCTCAACATCAACTACACCCTGCTCGGCCTGCTCATGGAGAAGGTCACCGGTGACAGCTACGCCCACCAGGTCTCGGCGCGTGTCCTGCGCCCGCTCGGCCTCGACGCCACGTACCTCCCGGAGGGCGAGGCCCGCATCCGGGGCCCGTACAACCACGGCTACCAGATCTTCCCGGCGGCCGACGGCACGACGGAGCTCAGGGACGTCTCCGTCTGGGGCACCGCGGACGCGTGGGCGGCGGGCGATCTCGTGTCGACCGCCGCCGACCTGGAGCGCTTCACCCGCGCGCTGTTCCAGGGCGACGTGGTGCGGGGTCCGCTGCTGGAGGAGATGTTCACCCTGCCGGACGCCTCGGTGCGCATGTACGGCTCCGGCGACCCCGCCCGGTTCAGCGCGGGCCTCTCGGTGATGACGCTGGGTGGGCGGCAGGTCTGGGGGAAGACGGGCGGCCGCTACGGCTACAACAGCGCGATAGCGGCGACCCGCGATCTGTCCAGGACCCTCGTCTACAGCGTCAACTCCACGGACGCCAAGGGCGAGGCGGCGAACTCCACGGCGCTGAGCATCGTCGTGGCGGCGTACGGCGCCCCGAGCGCGCCCTGAACGACGGTGGCCGGCGGATGCCGCGGCCGGACCGAAAGGCGGGGTTCGGCGGACCGCGGTCGGCGTCACGGCGCCCTCCCGCCTGCGACCGCCGAGTCGTTAGCGCGCGGACGCGGACGCTCCGAGGGGGACGGTTCGGCCGCGCGCCACCCCGCCGCCCGGTCGTCCTCCAGCCGTTTGATCATCCGCCACACCACCAGCAGCGGAATCACCCCGAAGACGCCGAACGACATGTCGATCACCGTCCACCAGAACGGAATGCCCCGCAGCGGCCCGCAGACCAGGGCGAGCGGCAGGATGCCGGCGCAGGCGATCATGCCGAACTCCACGACCCAGATGTTGCGGACCGGATCGCGGTAGGGACCGTAGAACGCCACCGCGATGACGAGATGGGCGAAGGCCAGCCAGTCGGTTCCGTACAGCAGGAAGGGATGACGCGCGTCGGCCTCGTCGAGGCCGGTGCGCACCCGGGTGATCCACTCCATCAGGGCGGGCGCGCGCTCGGGGACCGGTGACGCCGAGGAGGCCAACAGCTGATCGGCCCAGCGGAGTTCATGGACGAGCGGGAAAGCGGTGAGCCCGCTCAGCACCAGGCAGACGATGAAGACGACCAGCCACACGCGTATGCGCCGCACCAGGGCGGCCTGCTCGTTCATGGCCCGCACTCTACGCCTTTATGAACGTGTTCAAAACTCTCGGGCGCCGCATTCTCCCGGGACGGCCGAGAGCTCCCCGGGACGGCGAACGGCCCCCGGAGAGCCGGGGGCCGTTCGTGGAGTCCTGCGACGCGGACGAGCCGTCGGCCGCCGCCACTCGTACGACGCGAAAGAGGCCCAGCGCGACGAGGCGGCCGGCACGGGACGCGGTCGGCCGCCGTCGAAGGACCGGTCAGCCGTCGAGGGAGGTCATGACGTGCTTGACGCGGGTGTAGTCCTCGAAGCCGTACGCCGAGAGGTCCTTGCCGTAGCCGGACTTCTTGAACCCGCCGTGCGGCATCTCGGCGACCAGCGGGATGTGGGTGTTGATCCAGACGCAGCCGAAGTCGAGGTTCTTCGACATCCGCATGGCGCGGGCGTGGTCCTTGGTCCACACCGAGGACGCCAGGGCGTACTCCACGCCGTTGGCGAACTCCAGGGCCTCGGCCTCGTCGGTGAACGACTGCACGGTGATGACCGGGCCGAAGACCTCGTTCTGGACGATCTCGTCGTCCTGACGCAGCCCGGAGACGACGGTCGGCGCCCAGAAGTAGCCCTTCTCGCCGACCCGGTGCCCCCCGGCCTCGACGACGGCGTGGGCGGGGAGGCGGTCGATGAACCCGCTGACCTGGGCGAGCTGCTGGGCGTTGT
This window encodes:
- a CDS encoding serine hydrolase domain-containing protein, which codes for MKNRTRALLASSLILGVLAGPAAVPGHAATGPAVVGAARGGTGAVDTAALSEALAGLPRADATAALVRVSGTDGTWRGSAGVHDLASGRPADPGARFRVGSVTKVFTAATALQLVGERKLSLDRTARSYLPALVPAAYARVTVGQLLNHTSGIPAADMPGETVEEWYAHRFDPHTPQEMLASATAKEPEFAPGRSQHYLNINYTLLGLLMEKVTGDSYAHQVSARVLRPLGLDATYLPEGEARIRGPYNHGYQIFPAADGTTELRDVSVWGTADAWAAGDLVSTAADLERFTRALFQGDVVRGPLLEEMFTLPDASVRMYGSGDPARFSAGLSVMTLGGRQVWGKTGGRYGYNSAIAATRDLSRTLVYSVNSTDAKGEAANSTALSIVVAAYGAPSAP
- a CDS encoding glycoside hydrolase family 18 protein, encoding MERTRWPARFTRLLAALTGAVLAGGMLAATAPTALAADTDLARNGGFESGLTGWTCSAGSGVTVSTPVHAGTSALKATPAGSDYANCSQTVTVKPASTYTLSAWVRGDYVYLGATGTGTTDVSTWTQSSGAYKQLSTTFTTGSATTSVTVWTHGWYGTSAYYADDLSLIGPGGAPATVPAAPTGLKAGTPTATSVPLSWTAASGATGYTVYRDGAKAASVTGTSTTVSGLTASTAYSFQVAATNAAGESAKSAAVGATTAAGGSTGGGGDAGLPAHALVGYLHSSFANGSGYTRMADVPASWDVINLAFGEPTSVTSGDIRFSLCPVTECPNVETQAEFKAAIAAKQAAGKKVLISIGGQNGQVQLATTAARDAFVTSVSKIIDTYGLDGLDIDFEGHSLSLNTGDTDFRSPTTPVVVNLISAVKSLKAKYGSDFVLTMAPETFFVQLGYQYYGSGPWGGQDPRAGAYLPVIHALRDDLTLLHVQDYNSGSIIGLDNQYHSMGGADFHIAMTDMMLTGFPVAGDQTKIFPGLRPDQIAIGLPASTQAGNGYTTPAEVTKTLNCLTKKTDCGSYQTHGTWPGLRGLMTWSINWDRYNNGEFARNFDAYFG
- a CDS encoding glycerophosphodiester phosphodiesterase; this translates as MAHTVTAVGHRGDPYRVRENTLSSIRSALERGADAVEIDVRVTRDGVPVLLHDASLQRLWGHDRALATLGHAELTELTGGGVPTLREALAAAGPHRVMVDLPGSTDASVRTIVGTVRECGAADRAYYCAGPEAMLRVRTADPSAEIALTWTTLAPPRPELLAAIGPRWLNYRFGLVTREVADRVHRDGLLVSAWTADTGRTMRRLIDRGVDSITTNRVDVLSRLLAGSPPTKPG
- a CDS encoding response regulator transcription factor; the protein is MTIRVVVADDQELVRSGFSMILGAQPDIEVVAEVGDGAAAVAAVRALGPDVVLLDVRMPVMDGIEACRTISAESDCRSVMLTTFDSDAYVYEALHAGASGFLLKDVRRDDLVHAVRVAVAGDSLLAPSVARRLIAAYTARPAPSATPTAEARLARLTGRERETLLHLARGLSNAEIAEALVVSDHTVKTHVGNVLSKLGLRDRVQAVICAYETGLVTPR
- a CDS encoding NADAR family protein → MEQMDELVARTDRGERVKYLHFWGHRPLPDGSVGASCLSQWWPSPFTVDGVTYPSAEHWMMAGKARLFGDAEAERAALGAGSPAAAKKAGRLVRDFDETVWVRERFGLVVAGSVHKFGQDPRLRAYLLATGTRVLVEASPLDRIWGIGLAKDDERAADPRRWRGLNLLGFALMEARERLRNAAPGPAGAPEGQLRSITSDVANGSS
- a CDS encoding DUF4190 domain-containing protein, whose protein sequence is MSENTELPGGGQEPRDPWAAPDGRVELGKQGGEVRPPAVHDQPTVTSMPGFEGPQQGPGPFAGGYGPPPAQGGFGPGPAEMPPPPYSPNGPGQQPVGQYGYPAVPPQQQYPGYTGYDAYGGQGLWAPVPANGMGITAMVLGILSICLFCMYGVASIILGVLALIFGILGRKRAQRGEATNGGQALAGIITGSVGILIGAVIIGFLIWAFAVHADDFEDDDSYYDDPFATSLVIDRS
- a CDS encoding adenosine deaminase, which encodes MNDPHPFVAGLPKAELHVHHVGSASPRIVAELAAHHPDSKVPTDPEALADYFTFTDFGHFIDVYLSVVDLIRTPEDVRLLTYEIARDMARQNIRYAELTLTPYSSTRRGIPAQGFMEAIEDARKAAEAEWGTVLRWCFDIPGEAGLEAAEETTRLALDLRPEGLVSFGLGGPEVGVGRPQFKPYFDRAIAAGLHSVPHAGETTGPGTVWDALTALRAERIGHGTSSVQDPALLAHLAEHRIALEVCPTSNIATRAVADLDAHPIKEMVAAGVLVTVNSDDPPMFGTDLNNEYAVAARLLELDERGIAELAKNAVEASFLDPAGKRKLATEIDTYTARWLAAPGH
- a CDS encoding histidine kinase; protein product: MALLVQAAVSVPWLLPRDPGQDPADLTAYLLTTLTVLPLVWRRRAPATVLLACMATLGLYTGAVDGPGQTLPYTALVALYTVGAACPSPRRQLLLALSLATVFPASAWNTGEIRELVFSLMVLTGAYGFGRLARVRQEYTRAVEERAEQSELTRRVEAERAAARERARIAREMHDVLAHAVSLMVVQAEAGPVAVRTAPERAEAAFEAISEAGRDAMTQLRRMLGVLREDGVDGRVLLEPQPGVGELPALLERVRAGGSEVVHVVTGSPVPVPADVGAAVHRIAQEALTNVVKHAPASRVTVGLDYLDDALRISVTDDGGGAGLGSAPAPAPPRPYPSPSAVPSGGFGLVGIRERAAAHGGTARVGPAPTGRGFQVAATIPLTLPVQEDGS